The following DNA comes from Novosphingobium sp. THN1.
GCCGAGCGGCGCGCATTCTATGGCTGGCGGATCGGCAAGCCCTACGATGTCGCGGCGCTGCCCGCCGAGATCGCGGATTTCGAGGCTTGGAAGCGTGCGCCCTCGGGCGAACTGCCCCAGGTGCCGTTCGAATGGCTGACCGCTTTCCCGCTCTCGCCTGAGCAGTGGGGACAGCTTGCCACCCGCATTGGCTGGCAGGCGCTGCGGATGAACCTCAACACGCTGGCGCGCAATGGCGCGTTCGCGATTGAAGGGGTCACCGAAGCGGTCGCGGCTCGGCTTGCTGACCGGCAGACGATCGCCCGCGTTCGTCCGATGCCCTATCAGTTGATGGTGGCGCTCGGTCAGGTTGGCGACGGTGTGCCACTCGCGGTGCAGGCAGCGCTCGAAAGTGCGCTCGAAGCATCGCTGGCCGGTGTGCCGCCGCTCGAAGGCCAGGTTGTGGTCTGCCCCGACGTCTCGGGCTCGATGAGCTCGCCGGCGACGGGTTACCGCAAGGGGGCCAGCTCGAAGGTACGCTGCATCGACATCGCCGCGCTGGTCGCTGCTGCCGTGCTGCGCCAGAACCGCGATGCCCGGGTGATCCCGTTCGAGGTGGACGTGGTCAAGCTGAAGCTCGACCCCAACGCCCGTGTTGCCGTGAATGCGGCAAAGCTGGCCGCGGTCGGTGGCGGCGGGACCAATGTCTCGGCTCCGCTGGCGCGGCTCAACAAGGAGCGTGCGCGGGTCGATACGGTGGTGATCGTCTCGGACAACGAGTCTTGGGTCGATCCTTCGCGGCCCAAATGGTCTGGAGGGGGCGCCACGGCGACGATGAACGAGTGGAACAAGCTGAAGGCCCGCAACCCGGGTGCGAAGCTGATCTGCATCGACATCCAGCCCTATGGCTCCACGCAGGCCAAGGACCGGGCAGATATCATGAATGTCGGTGGCTTCACCGACGCGGTGTTCGACGCGATGGCGCGCTTTGCCTCCGGGCAGTCGCGCGACTGGATCGAGATCGTTCAGAATACGGAGGTATGAAGGAAAAGGGTCACGGCGAATGCCGGAAGGACTACATTGGATTTGTGTGTCGCGGGTTCGAGTCCCGCCTGCCTTTTGGGGCAGTAGCTCAGTCGGTTAGAGCAACAAACGCCGCAAGGCGGTCGTCTTTCCAATCCTGGTCGCCGTGACCCTTCGACAGAATTCAGGAATTGCCGTGGCGAATGCCGGTGGGACTACATGTCTCCAAACCGAAGGTCCGACGAGTAAAGCGCCCAGAACCGCTCGCGGTGACGGGAGATGCGGGTTCGAACCCCGCCGCAGACACGTAGCTTAAGGACCGCGTCTTGCCATCCCTTGTCGCGACGGCAAACCCAATTCACGGCGAATGCCGGATAAGGACTACATCCTTGCACGATGCAGGTCGCGGGTTCAAATCCCGCCGGGTCCACCAGGTGCGGGCCCGTAGCTCAGCGGATAGAGCGGCGCCCCTTGTGGGCAATGTCTTTCCCACACCTCGTCGCCGTGAAATCAATCAATGCTGGCGAATGCCGACGGGACTACATCGGTAAAGGCCGAAAGGCCGAGCGGTTCGATTCCGCCCCGGAGCAATCCGGCCAGGGTTGCAAAGGCATGTCTCGTCAAACCTCGTCGCCAGTACCTGCAATTCGTCGGCGAATGCCGGTGGGACTACAAGGGTAGAGCACCCGCCCTTGCGGCGGGAGGTCGGTGGTCCGAATCCACCCTCGGAGCAATCCGAAGTAGCTCAGTAAAATGTCTCGCCACACCTCGTCGCCGACACCATGATGAAACAGGGGAGGTCAGCGATGACCAGTACGACTTTTGAATTCCAGGCCGTCGAAGGCGGCGTGCCGATCAAGATGTGGACGCGCGGCGTTCCGGTTGACGACAAGGCGCGCGAACAGCTTTCACGCGCTGCGAAGATGCCCTTCATCTTCAAGCATGTCGCTGCGATGCCCGACGTCCATGTGGGGATCGGCGCTACCGTCGGCTCGGTAATCCCGACCAAGGGTGCGGTTATTCCGGCCGCCGTTGGCGTGGACATCGGCTGCGGCATGATGGCCGCGCGCACCTCGCTGATGGCGCACGATCTGCCCGACAACCTCGAAGGCATCCGCTCGGCGATCGAGCATGCGGTGCCGCATGGGCGTGATGTCGGGCGCGGCAAGCGCGACAAGGGTTCGTGGGGTTCTCCGCCCCCGGCGATTGTCGAGGCTTGGGCCATTCTGTTGCAGCGCTTCGAGCGGATCTGCGACAAGTTTCCGCGGCTGAAGAACACCAACAACCTGGTGCACCTCGGCACGCTGGGAACGGGCAACCACTTCATCGAGCTGTGCCTCGATCAGGAAGCCCGCGTCTGGATCATGCTCCATTCCGGTTCGCGCGGGGTGGGCAACGCGATCGGCTCGTTCTTCATCGAACTGGCGAAGCAGGACATGCGCAAGTGGCACATCAACCTGCCCGACGAGAACCTCGCCTACTTCCCGGAAGGGACCGACCATTTCGACGACTACGTCGAAGCGGTCGGCTGGGCGCAGGACTTCGCCGCGCTGAACCGCCGCATGATGATGACCAATGTCATCGCCGCGCTGCGGGGCCAGATCTCGAAGCCTTTCGATGCCGAGCTTGAAGCGGTGAACTGCCATCACAACTACGTGACGCGCGAGAACCACTTCGGCGAGAACGTGCTCGTTACCCGCAAGGGGGCGGTGCGCGCGGCCAAGGGCGTGCTGGGAATCATCCCGGGCTCGATGGGAGCGAAGAGCTTCATCGTGCGCGGGCTGGGCAACCCGGAGAGCTTTGACAGCTGCAGCCACGGCGCGGGACGGATCATGTCGCGCACCGAGGCCAAGAAGCTGGTGACGCTCGACGAGCACATCCGCGACACCGAAGGCGTTGAATGCCGCAAGGACGCGGGCGTGATCGATGAGACGCCCAAGGCCTACAAGCCGATCGAAAAGGTGATGGCCGCACAGGCCGATCTGGTGGAGATCGTCCATACCTTGAAGCAGGTGGTCTGCGTGAAGGGGTGATCCCCTTTGCGCAGACTGCTCGGAGGAACTTCAATGCGGGATTGGGTCAGTGAATGGGTCCAAGAGGGCAAGCTCTGGATTTGGCAGTACGCCAACACCAGACGAGGTTGGAATGGTTGGCACCTCGCTGCCGATCCTGAAGGTTGCAGGTCAATTCGCAATCTCTTGGACCGAATGAACGCTGGCAAAGAATGCCATAGAAGTCTGAAGTTGGAGCTTGTTTCGGAATCCCTGCTCAAAGGAATCGGATACGACAGGAAGTGCGCGCGTCAGTTCGACAAATTGAAGATTCATTTCTTGCCTGAAGCGGACGACCTGTCGCTTCATCCTGAAGACGACAAGCTTGTATTGACCGTAGGCAATCGACGGTTGCGGAAGCGGGCCTCTGCATTCGCTGACGTCGAAGTCGGGGGTGGAGATTTCGGAATAGCAGCGTCTGACGACAAGCGCGCCGAAACTTGGATGTTTTGGTGGCCACCACGGCAAGCGCGCTCTTGAGAAGATTGAGAATGAAATGATTACCATCGACGGATCGGAAGGCGAAGGCGGGGGCAGATGGTGCGCAATTCGTGCGCGCTGTCGCTCGTTACCGGCGAGCCTTTCCGGATCAGCAACATTCGCGGGCGTCGTCCGAAGCCTGGCCTCATGCGTCAGCATGTGACGGCGGTAGAAGCCGCTTGTGTAATCTCGGGAGCGGAATGCTCCGGCCTGACGGTCGGTGCGACCGAACTCGAATTCCGTCCCGGCCGAGTGACGCCGGGCGAATACCGGTGCGCCGTCGGCACGGCCGGTTCGACCGGGCTCGTGCTGCAAACGGTGTTGATGCCGCTTGTACTTGCCGACGGTCCCTCCCGGCTCGTTCTGGAAGGCGGAACTCACAACATGCTGGCGCCGCCGTTCGACTTCATCGAACGCACCTTCCTGCCCGTGATAAATCGGATGGGACCAAGCGTCTCCGCCCGCATCGTGCGGCACGGCTTCTACCCACGCGGAGGAGGAAGGATCGAGGTCGACATCACTCCGGCCCCGCTCGCGCCGATCGACTGCATCGAGCGCGGCGAACAGCTCGGTGTCGCCGGACAGACGGTTTTCACTGGCCTTCCGTTCGAGATCGCCGAGCGCATGCTGGCGCGCGCGCGGCGCGATCTTGGCGCTTGGCCTGACGATGCCTTTGCCGTGCGCGAACTTCCTGCCGATCAAGGGCCGGGCGTCATCCTGATGCTGGAGGCGCGCTATGCCAACGTTACCGAAGTCGTCAGCGGTTTCGGCCAGCTTGGTGTGCCTGCCGAACGCTTGGCCAGGACCTGCGCAGCCCGGATGAATGGCTACATTGAGGCGTCGGCTTTTGCCGGGCCGTACCTTGCTGACCAGCTTGTCCTACCGTTCGTGCTGGCGGGAGGCGGTTCTCTCACGACCGTGAAGCCGAGCCAGCACACGCTGACGGCAATCGACATCGCCAAGCGCTTCACGGGGCTGCGGATCGAGCTGACAAGGCAAGGCGGCGGTGAGCATTTGCTGACCGTGGGATAGGACGTAGAGGCGATCATACGCGCGCATCATTAACCTGCCCATCGCGCCTCTATTGGTCCAAGCCGCCATCCCCTTTCATGACTAATCCACGCCCCTGACCGAACCCGGGCAGGCCATGCGACGCGCGCTCATGCGGACCGTGTTGTCATGCTGCGCATGCCTGCCCGCACCACTCTTCGAGCGACGTTTCCCTCTCTCACGTTCGGTGCAGACCTGACCGTGCCCGGCCTTTTCGGGGCTCAGTCAAAGGGATGGTCCCTTGGACGGAAGAACAGCTTCGAAAGGTCAGCATCATGAAGAACACCGTCACTCTCGTCGGCTTCGTCGGCAACACTCCGGAAGTCCGCACCGCCCAGTCGGGAGCAGCCATCACCAACCTCTCACTCGCCACTACACGCAGCTTCAAGGATAGCGAAGGCAACCGCCAGACCGAGACCGAATGGCACCGGACCACCTGCTTCAACGGTGTCGGCAAATGCGTCGCCGAGCACGTCACCGAGGGTGCGATGGTCATGGTCACTGGCCGGATCCACCACTCGCGCTGGACCGACAGCGGAGGCCAGACCTGTTATGGCTGCGAGATCATAGCCGAGCAGGTCGACTTCCTCGCCAAGGCCAAGGAATCCAGCAGCGAAGAACCGAAGAAGCGGCGCTCGAAGTAGCGCCGCAGTCACCGGACAACTTGCTTCAAAAAGCCGCTCGCAAGCGCTCAAATGAGCGACCTCCGCAAGGCTGAGTTCGCGCGTCCAAAATGGCTATTTGCTTCCGTAGAGCGGAACATCGCTCAACTATACCAACTGCCCGGGGTTTCTCTCAGACGCCAGATAGGCTAGGTATCCTGCGGGATTGAGGCTCGTTTTTCCGGAGAACACGAGCAGCAATTTCTAGAACAATACGTGTCCACGTTGGGAACAGATTCAGGCACACCCTACCCGACGGGCTTCGCAAGGATCAGTGACCTCCTTGTATCCCGCCACGACAGCTTGTCCCGCCACCACAGCTGGAGTGCAAGTCGCGAACCAAGCAGTATCACGCTGCCTTTCGCAAGGCATAGGCCTCGCGACCGTCTTGGCGCGAAGCGATCTGAAATCCGGACACCAGTCGGCTCAGCTCGCACGCTTCACTTGCAAGGTTCTGTGCCGCGGCATTGGACTCCTCGGCCATGGCGGCATTTTGCTGCGTTACCTGGTCCATGGAACACACGGTCGCACCGATCTGCGAAACGGTAGCAGACTGCTGCGTGCAACCAGATGCAATCTCATCGACCTGGACACGAATGTCTGTCACCCGGTCAAGAATGCGCTTCAGTGCAACACCGGTGTCATTTACCAGAGCGACCCCTGCTGAGACCTGCAGGCTGGAATGATCGATGAGCTTGCGAATATCGGCAGCAGCATCGGAACTGCGCTGCGCCAGGGCGCGGACTTCGCTCGCGACGACCGCAAACCCGCGTCCAGCCTCACCGGCTCGGGCAGCTTCCACGCCGGCGTTGAGGGCAAGGAGGTTGGTCTGAAAGGCAATGCCGTCGATCAGCGAGACAATCTGGGTGATCTGTGTCGACGATGCTTCGATCGAGGCCATGGCCTCATTGGCCCGCGCGACAATCGAGGCACTTTCGCCAGCTACCTCCTGGGCCTGCCCAATCGATGCCCTCGCACGGTCCGATCCGTCGGCGGTAGTATTGATAAGACCAGCCAACTGCTTGATGGCAGCAAGCGTCTCCTCGACATGTGCAGCCTGCCGGACATTGCGCTGAGCCAGATCGTTGGATGCGGCGCCAATTTCCTGCGCTCCGGTCGAAACTCTCGCTGCAGCGCCAGAGACATCCCCAAAGGCACCTGCCAATGTTTCGCTGCTGCGGTTGTAGGCCGCGCGCAGATCATCGAGACTTCCGGCAAAAGGCGTTGCCAACCTGCAGGTAAGGTCACCTGCAGCAAGAGCATCGAGACCGCGCGATATCTCCCTCACGACCAGAGCCTGATCGCGTTCGATCTCGAGCCGGGCGAGCGCTGATGTGCGGAAGGCAATCGCCGCCTTCTGGATGGCACCGACCTCATCGTCGCGGTCGGCGTCGATCTCGCCGGTAAAGTCGCCCCCGGTCATGCGATCAAGCTGGCCGGCCAGTCGATCAAGCGGCCTTACCACCATGGTCGTCAACGCTCGAAGCGCCCACCACAGCATCGCGCCAAACAGGGCCGAAAGAGCGAGCACGAAAACTTGCGCAAGCGTTCCCAGGACTTCCGCATCTTCGTCTGCCGAATTCGCCATCGCCTCGATCTGGTCTGCGACCGTGTTCTGCTTGACCTCGAGTGCATGAAACGCTGCATCAAGGTCAGGCATTCGGCCGCCTGCGGATTGCGCATCGCTGGCAACAAGTTCGGCAATGCCGGTCGCCGTCCGGGTATAGACGTCGAGCTCTCGGCCGACCCCAGCGAGCGCTTCGGCGACATTGCCTGGAAGTGGAAGCTTCCGGTTTTCCGCTATCGCCTCGTGCATCCGCGCGCTGTAATCGCGCACTTCCTGAACTGCAGCGTCGCGGGTTGCAGCACTGGCGTGAGCATTGAGATACAGCACCCGATAGACAGAGCCGCGAATGCCATCGTGCAGCATGTCTGCCTGCATGTGATTGCGCATCGCTTCTGCAGCCAGCCTCCCTGCGTTGCCCGCCTCGACGAGACTGTGTTCGATGTAGACAGTGGCGCCTGCCTGCAGTGCAAAGGCTGCGGCAATGGCAATGCCCCCACGCCTGATGCGAGTACCTATCGACATGCCGCTCGTTCCTGCTTGCGTTGGTCTGGGTTTGCAGACTTGTCACCTAAGCCTTGGTCGTGAATGCGTCGCGCAAGCGCCGCGTACGGACGACCACGTAGGTCACAGGAACGAGCGCTGAGCTGACAGGGCGTATAGTATTCAGTGCAAGTGATTTTTCCGTTAATGCACAGTAACGATTTCCCATATCCGCCTAAAGTATGAAAAACACGATTTGATATTGAAGTGAGAGAAAAATTTACCTTCGCGGAAATTTGAATATTACTTCATAATCTTATTAATCTATTTAAAATAAATCCGATACTGCCTAAGCACAGTGCGCCATTGGTCATTCCTTTTTATCACAGGAATATTGTCATTGTGACCATGTCATCGCCGGTCCTTGTTGCATGACGTCATCGAGCAAGGCGATACCGCACGACCATTGCACAAGAAAGGCGACCCATGGCAAGCTGACCTGCACATTCAATGCACTGATCTTGCCCGATCGCTGCAACAACATGATATGATCCAGCCTGACATCAACCTGGAGCCCAGGCGAGCTGCCTGAAATGCTGCCACCAGGCAAATCTGTGGCCTACCGATCATCGCCGGGAAGAATGAAGAGCGGTCCCCCACTCCAACGACCCGCTCCGAATAACCCCATTCCTGCAGGTGTCCAGCGTGCCTCGCCGTCCCGGCGGGCAAAGCCTCCCCGTTGCCAGGCCATGGATCACAGCACAGGTGCAGCGTCCGGTATCGTTCCCTTGCGGGGAGCGGGAACCACGATGCCAGGTCTTGTGACTGTCAGTGGCCCCGGCTCGGCAGCGTAATCGTCAAACCCTGCAACAGGGTCGCCAGAGCCAATCTCAAAAGCGCCCCACGGATCCAATGGCTGACCATCTGATACCTCGGTGGAAGCCCCTGGCTGCCCAGGCGCCGCCTCTTCGCCTGACGGATCACTCCGCTCCGATGCAACCCCACCACCGAGACCGCCAGCGCGATCACCTGCAAACGGCCCTCCATTGCCGTCGAAGACAATGGCAACCGCCAGAAGCACCAGGGTGGCAAAGCCTGTCGAGAACTGCTTTTGCATGGAAATATCCGAAACTGCGGGTTTACGGTGTGCGCCAGGTCAGCACGATCGTACCGACAGCCCTTGCGTATTGGTAATTGCCTGGTTGGTCCGCTCGCGCACGTTGAAGGCACTTTCGTAGCGGATCGTACCGATGACGCCTTGTAGGCTTTCGAGGATGACCGGCCGGTAATCGTAGCTGACTTCGACAAACATCACGGCAGTTGCATTGGCTGCAGTGATGCGGTTGCCGGCAGGTCCCATCCCGGCCGCGAGCGATGCATCCGTGGCCCCGGCACCCTGGAGCCCATAGCGGGGAGCTACAGCAAGCCCGCCAAAGCAGCGTTGCCATGTGATGCGCTGCCCGGCCCTCGTGCCGGATCGACCATTGGGCTCAAGCGAGGACAGGACGACGCGCCCGCGATTCTCGAATTCGAGATCCTGCCCGACCAGGTTTGCTCCGGCAAAGACCTCGTAGATGTTGGATTCATCGATGCCGGTACGCACGCGGCCGGCATTGTCTGCCACCGTCAGGGCGATCTGGCTGATACGCATGTGCGTGAGCATGAGATTGGTCAGTTCGAGGCCGCCGAGCAGCATGAACAGCAAGATCGGCACGCCCAGTGCAAATTCGACCATTGCCACCCCGCAGGTGCACTGCACGACCTTGCGGAAGATTGCCTGGTACGCCATTTCGCATCGCCTCCTATCGGCAGATTGTCGGGGGAACCCGCTGGCGGGTGTAGGGCTGGTTGCGCAGGGCCGTCTCGCCAGCGATGCTGTACTCTGGCGAAACCGGCAGGAACTGGTGGACCGGAAGAAGACGGGGCATCCGTACCGTAACCCGGTAAAAGGCCACGTCATCGGCCCCGCCTACGCCAACACGCCCGGCATCGACATCGAACCGACCATTCTCGTTGAGATCGACAAAGCAGTCGCCGGCATCGTAGGCACCATTGCGATTGTAATCGGTGACGAGCTTTTCACTGCGGCCCACGCCTGAAAAGTCGTAATAGTTGCGGATCTCGACATCATAGGTCGCATCGCGCGCAACGATGTCGGAGCGGCGCTTGATCGCGCATTGCACCTTCTGCGTCAGCGTGCCGGATTCGCAATTGAATTCGGGCGCCTCGAGCGAGGCGGTGCGCGAGATATCGTTGAGCGCACCTTGCACGACCGAACGCAGATAGGCCTGATAGGCAAGGTCGAAGCTGCCAAGGAGCAGCATCACCATCGGCGTTATGACCAGGGCAAATTCGACCGCAGTTGCGCCCCTTGAACAGCGGCGCAAGTCTGGGAGCAATCTGCAAGGGGAGATGCGTGTCGCCATGGCCGGGCCTACTTGACCAGTCTCAGGGCGCCGATCTGGTTGCCGATCTGGCGAAACCTTGCAATGAGCGCTGCACCGTCGGTCGATGTCGAGGCCTGGTTGCTGTTGCTGGCACAGCCGGTCAGGTTGGCGTTGAGCGCGGTGTCGAACCCGATCACCCAGACCGAGACGTTGAGGTTCTTGGCGGCATTGCAGATCATCCGGAACCGCTGCTCATGGCGGGCAAGCTGGCTTGGACAGGTCCCGCTTCCGGTCACGCGCATGTCGTTCTGCTCAACCCCATAGGCCGTCAGGACATTGCAGTAGGCAGTCTGCAATCCGTCGGTCATGAAGATGATATGGCGGTTGCACGGCATAGCATTGTATTCATCGCACCCGTCGCCGAAGACGCCCGCAGTCGAGATGAAGCGCGCTCCCCAGATCATGCCGATGTCATGGTAGGTGCCGCCGATCGGCTGCAGGCCGTTGACATAGTTCTGCAGGGCGTCCCGGTCCCACGACTGCAGTCGGCGGGCCTCTGCCGGGCAGGCGTAGTATCCAAGGTTTGCAGCGTAGTTCAGGATCCACCCCGACGTGCTGGCATTGCCAGTGATCGTCTGCGATGCGCTTCCGGCACTGCGGGTATAGACGACGTCAGGCAGGGCGGGCCTCCAGCGGGTGGCATCGCTGTTTGGCACGAGGTTGACATCGAGATCCTGAGCCTCCGCCGGGATCGTCAGGCTCGTGCCGCCATCGATCGCAGTGGTCGTGTCGCGCTCCTCGATGCAGCCGTTCCACGACACCTGCGAGGTCGTCAGGCCGCTCACCTCGGAGGCAAGCTGCTGCAGGTTGAAACTGCTGCCCGCGCTCGGCACAGTCCCGCCTGCCGAGTTGGCAATCACAATCGATCCGTCGGGCCGGATATATTGCGACGTGTCGTAGGCAACTTGCCGATAGGTCCAGTTGGTAAAGCCGTAAGCCGTGTCGTAAGTCGTGGTCGCAACGGTGCGCCAGCGCCGGCAGCTGCGATTGCTGCCCGTCGTCACCGGCGCCCCGCTCCAGCCCCAGTCCTGGGTCGCGTCGTAGGCCGTGCTGGTCGACGTACCACCGTAGGAGGTCACCGTGGTCGCAACCGGTGCCGGCCCACCGCCATTCACGCGCGCCGATTGCACCCATGTCTGGCACTGGCTGGTCGAGCGTGTCCTCGTTGTCGGACTGTCCGCGCCTGCACCGCTGCTGCCATTGTAGTATTCCCACGAACCCGCACTGGTCGGGGCGTTGGCGATGTAACCTGGCGTGTTGTAGTTGGCCACGCGCGATGGATAGGTGGTCTGCGTTCGCAGCGAGTCCGGATTTGCCGCGTAGAGCAACCGGCCGACATTGACCGTGCTCGAATAGGGCACCAGTCCATATCGCAGCCGCAAGCCCTGACTTTCGAGCATCTGCTGGGTCGGGGCGAGTTCGTCATAGAGGGCCATCACCGCGCTGCGCAGGGCCGCAATCTTGGTCGAACCGTCAATCGGGTCGGCCATCGATCCGGTCACGTCGAGGACCAGGACGACGTCGGTGTTGACGAAGTTGAGCGATGCATCGCAAGTGACACTGAGCGGGATGGCCTCGAAGCCGAAGATGTTCATGATCACGGTGGGAAGCTGTGTGGCTGCCTCCACCCGGATGACGCCAGCCTCGGGCCGTGAAATCTCGGGCGTGAACGGCGCCGTGCTGAACGAGCCTTGCGGGAAATTGAAGCGGAAAAACTGTTGACCGGTCTCGCTCACCGACGTCGAGAAGGTGTCGTTCTGCATGACACGCCGGGCCGCCAGCGACGCTGCATCGCAGGCGCTTTGCAGCCGTGTCTTGGCCATCGTTGCACGACTGAGGTCGACGGCGCTGCCGACAAGGATCAGCAACGGGACCAGGGCAGCTGCGGTTATCATCAGGATATTGCCCGAGCGATCGCGCAGCAGGGCGCCAAGGCAGAACAGAAATCGGGCCATAGCACCACACGCTTCGCTGCGCGGACAAGGCCGCATCCAATGCGAAGGGAGCTAGCCATTCGTGGTGAATGGATGCTTGTCTCCAGATTACGGGAACTACGTAGTTAGGAGATTTTATATTAGATGAATTTATGAATAGGATTCAGATATCACAGAAAATATTCTATAATCAGCGATATGGATGATCTATCCTCAAGTTATAAAACCGTCATCCTGTAACCATAGATAGCGGGTTCTCCTCAAGCCACTGCCTGGGGGTAGGCGATGACCACGTGAGGAATCGAGAAGCACTTGCCTCGATCATGTCAGGCGCACGGCAAGTAGCGCAAACGCTGATCCAATGGAAAATCTTCCCTTGCACCCTGCCCTGCATTAGATTTTGCAGCGATGGGTGCCAGGACAAGCAATCACGATCTTTGGCACTACGTGCCGGTTGTGCTGGGTGGCGACCAGCCGTTCGATTTGAGGGCTGCTGTCCAGAACGCTTCGCGACTGCGCCAGGGCGATCGCGTCATCATCGGCCTTGCCTCGACACCTGCCGATGCATCGGTCGTACGTGACCGGGCCGGCAATCTCCTTGGACTCCTCTCTCGTGCGGCACGCGTGCAGGCCGAGAGTGCCACTGCAGCTCTGCCAGCAACCGCCCAGTTCGAGCGCACGCTCGAATTCGGCTTCATGATCAAGATACCCAAGCTCAGCAAGCCGCAGCAGTCGGTCAGCCTTGTCTCTCCTGGCTCCGACAGCACCAGAAGAGCTGGTGAGGGTGTTTCTGGCGACCGTAATGTCGAGCGAACCGACCAGTCCGCCCATCCCAGCCGAAAGGGCTCAACGGCCCTCTTGGCCGTTGAACCGTTGCGATAGACCGGCGCTGGCCGGCGCCGCCGCATCGCAGCGGTCCCAACCTGGCAGGAGATGCCCCGACCAGGCCGGAGATGGACGCGCACGAGCCGGCCGCAAATCGAACGCGCAAGCGCTCAGGCGCCGCTGCGGGACCAGCTTCCAGCCCCCAAGCTCGCTATCGCCTGGCCTGCCGTCCCCGAGCCTTCCAGGGGCAAGGGATCGCAGGGTTGAATGGTGCCCGTCGTCACCTGGATCAATGGCACAGGTGCTGCAGCTCGTAGAGCGAGAGGTGAACCAGACCTGCCTTCTGGCGTGCCGCTTCCCAGCTGCGGGTGATGGAGCGGAACGGTTTTCCTGTACGCGGATTGGCAATGACATAAGGGCAACCGTCGGTCCGCTCGATCTGGCGCAGAATCGACGCCACGCCAGGGCTGAACGACATCCGGTCGAGCGTTCCATCCGGGCGATAGATCGTCCAGGTCCGGCCGGCCAGGTCAATCTGCTCCCAGCGCGCCGTCAGCAGCTCCTCGACCCGCAACCTGGTTTCGACAAGCAGCGCCACAATCGTTCCAAGACACGGATTGTGGCTTGCCGCTGCTGCTTCGCGCAGCCGGACAAGATCCTCGGATGTCAGCTTGGCGCTGCGCGCCTTGCCGCTCCACATGTGACGCGCAAGCAGCGGCGTTGCCGACCCCGGGAGATTCCAGCGCCTGGCAAGTTTGAACATGTAGGCCAGCAGCGCGCGAACCCGGCCGGCCATGACGGGGCCCTGCCCATCCATGCTTTCGAGCGACGCGAGCCAGCTGGCAGTATCGGCATAGGCCATCTCATCCAGGCGGAAGCGACCGAACTGCGGCAGGATATGATCGCGCAGGCAAGCCTCGTGAATTGCGCGTGTATGGGCCCTGTCACCAAGATGCGTGAGGTAATGGCGCGCCAGCTGCTCCATCGTCGGAGGTATGCTTCCGCTCGCTGGCGCGGTCGTGGCACGGCCTGCGACGCCTTGCCTTCCAGGAAGGTCATTGGCCGGGCCCGGCGCCACGAGCTCGATCCCGAGAAAGGCTGCAACCTTTTCGTATGAGGCAACGTCAGCCGGCAGGGGCACGGGACCTTGCGGCAGTTTCGGCACGCCTGCAGCGGCCAGTGCTTCGGGCGACGTCCGATGGCGCGTGCACAGCCCCCTTGCCCGTCGTCGACCAGCGGACGTGCAAACTCGATGCCGGCCCCGCGACGTGACGTGCGGCGGACAATCGCGCCTTCGAACTGACC
Coding sequences within:
- a CDS encoding pilus assembly protein; this encodes MVMLLLGSFDLAYQAYLRSVVQGALNDISRTASLEAPEFNCESGTLTQKVQCAIKRRSDIVARDATYDVEIRNYYDFSGVGRSEKLVTDYNRNGAYDAGDCFVDLNENGRFDVDAGRVGVGGADDVAFYRVTVRMPRLLPVHQFLPVSPEYSIAGETALRNQPYTRQRVPPTICR
- a CDS encoding TadE/TadG family type IV pilus assembly protein, translating into MAYQAIFRKVVQCTCGVAMVEFALGVPILLFMLLGGLELTNLMLTHMRISQIALTVADNAGRVRTGIDESNIYEVFAGANLVGQDLEFENRGRVVLSSLEPNGRSGTRAGQRITWQRCFGGLAVAPRYGLQGAGATDASLAAGMGPAGNRITAANATAVMFVEVSYDYRPVILESLQGVIGTIRYESAFNVRERTNQAITNTQGLSVRSC
- a CDS encoding pilus assembly protein gives rise to the protein MARFLFCLGALLRDRSGNILMITAAALVPLLILVGSAVDLSRATMAKTRLQSACDAASLAARRVMQNDTFSTSVSETGQQFFRFNFPQGSFSTAPFTPEISRPEAGVIRVEAATQLPTVIMNIFGFEAIPLSVTCDASLNFVNTDVVLVLDVTGSMADPIDGSTKIAALRSAVMALYDELAPTQQMLESQGLRLRYGLVPYSSTVNVGRLLYAANPDSLRTQTTYPSRVANYNTPGYIANAPTSAGSWEYYNGSSGAGADSPTTRTRSTSQCQTWVQSARVNGGGPAPVATTVTSYGGTSTSTAYDATQDWGWSGAPVTTGSNRSCRRWRTVATTTYDTAYGFTNWTYRQVAYDTSQYIRPDGSIVIANSAGGTVPSAGSSFNLQQLASEVSGLTTSQVSWNGCIEERDTTTAIDGGTSLTIPAEAQDLDVNLVPNSDATRWRPALPDVVYTRSAGSASQTITGNASTSGWILNYAANLGYYACPAEARRLQSWDRDALQNYVNGLQPIGGTYHDIGMIWGARFISTAGVFGDGCDEYNAMPCNRHIIFMTDGLQTAYCNVLTAYGVEQNDMRVTGSGTCPSQLARHEQRFRMICNAAKNLNVSVWVIGFDTALNANLTGCASNSNQASTSTDGAALIARFRQIGNQIGALRLVK
- a CDS encoding tyrosine-type recombinase/integrase, with the translated sequence MWSGKARSAKLTSEDLVRLREAAAASHNPCLGTIVALLVETRLRVEELLTARWEQIDLAGRTWTIYRPDGTLDRMSFSPGVASILRQIERTDGCPYVIANPRTGKPFRSITRSWEAARQKAGLVHLSLYELQHLCH